The nucleotide sequence AACCTATTATCTTTGTTGATTTTACGGCATTTCTGATTTGCTTTTTGTCCATATTTTCCTGTTTTCGTATGACTATCAAAAATATTGTACTCATTTTGTACTCACATCATCGCTTCACTACGCCGTTAGTTCAAAAAAGTCCTTAAACATTTCTTCGAACTCATAATGCTCTTTTCCGTCTTCATCAATATATTTCTCCGCTTCCCTAATCTGCTCAAAAGTCATCTTGGGCCATATTGTAATCAAAACATTTGTATCTTTCATATTCGTCGCAGTTGCAATTATTTTTTTAGCATCATCTGTATCTGAAAACGAAACCGCTTCACGCACACATGCTGGATTAATATAGTTTTCTGGCTCTCTCTTACGGGTTGCATATGCCTTTACCCCATTCTGGCGTAATTCTTCAATTTTTTTCATATTTCCCGTGTTCTCTTCGGATCCAATATCAGAATCCAAAAGTATACACCATGGAATATTAAATTGCTCAATAATCTTTTGATTAATCCAGTACTTTAAGGTTCCACAGCCTCCTATCGGAACAATTGCAAACGACGCACGCTCAAAAGTATTTGGTAAAACACCGTTCTCATAGAGCTTTTTCGCTATATGCTTTACAAATACAACATCTCCGGGTCCCTCCACCAATAACACGGCTTTAATATCATTTCCTATAGGATTGGGAAGTAATCCAAGAGTTTCACATATATCTCTATAAACATTTTCATCTCCATACTTAATTCTATTATCCTTACTTGTATCATCCACGAAACGGAGATCCTCTACACTCACCATACCTGCAAGATTTGGCGTATGCGTTGTAATTATAATCTGTGTATTTTCTGACATTGCTAATTTATATAACGAATCTATTAGCATAACCTGATAATCCGGATGTTGCGATGTCTCCGGTTCCTCTATAGCATAAATAACAGAAGCATGATTTTCCTCACTCAATCTGCGTTCGGCTTCTGCTCTGAAGAAATTTAATAATAGGAGTCTACGAACACCGCTTCCACGTTTATTCATCGGAATTCCATTATCTGAGGCAATACTGAGTTTAAAAACTGAATCATACTTTGGTTCTGCAGAAAACTCCGGATATAATGTCTCCGCAATTTCCGGAGCCATCTCTTTAAGTTTTACCAGTGTTCTATCCGCTATATTCATAGCATTTCCCATGACTTTTTGTTTGACATCATTTAATTCTTTTTCCGCCTCCAACAACGCTTGCTTTATAGCAATCTTCATTGGATCGGTCACTTCCTTGTCCCCATCTTTGCTGCTTCTATCAGATTGAAACAAAGCAAACATAGGAAGATATGAAAAAATTGCCTCATACAATTTCTTGTCAAAGTCCTTGCTTATTTCAATTTCTCTGTGTTCCAGCGTAATACTTCCTATCTGTTTTCTTATAGCATTCCGTATTTCGGCATTTATAGAGGCATTATATGCACTTTTATCAATTGATAAATCCTTTGCCCGACTCTTTAATGCAGAATTCGTGAGTAGGAGTAAATCTTTTAGCTCATCATTTTTTGGATGTTCACATATGATAGATGTTGTTATTTTAGGCTTCGCTCCTGATACATCATATGTCTTTTTTACTTCAAAATATCCATCTCCATTTATTAATAATTCCTGCTGTAATGAAGTAAGACCCCCTGCATCTACAGATAGTGATGTTGGTAAATCTCCGAAAATACATGTTATCTCCGCAATGCTCTCAGATGCAAAAACATTAATATCTGAATTATCAAAAGATATCGCATTGCCTCTCGCTTCTCCATTAAAGAATATTTCCAGAGCCTCCAGAATTGTCGATTTGCCGACATCATTTTTACCTATTATCGCCGTCAAATCATTAAATGTTATGCTCGTTTCTTCCTTATATGATCTAAAGTTTTTCAGCTTTAATTCTACAATCTTCATTTTTATCTCCTATTGACTTTGGTTTATCTTTTATCATTATGCAGATTCTTTTGTATTAAACTTAGAATCGAAGTACTTTATGTAGGAATCAAGAACTCTGTTATCATCCAACATCTTAAGATCATTCGTACTGCTTACAGTAAAACAATAGACTGCAATGGTATACCCTTTTTTACTTAACCAGTATGCCGTTTTATCGTTAAACTGATTCTTGATCGGCGTAAACACGTAGTCACCAATGACTACCGTTTTATATTTCTCATTTCCATCATGTTTTGTCATAGCCCGCTTCCTCACACTGGTATATCTATAATCCACCGCCCACCGTTCGTTGGTCCCTCATGGTGAATAACTCCTTGTTTCTTTAATTTATTGAGATGGTATCTTGCTCCATCCTGTGAGATGTTCAGTTTTAACGCCACATCACTGACGCTTATTTCCGGGTTTTCTCTTATAAGTTCAATAACTAGTTCGGTTTTTTCCCTTTTTGTGGTAGTTTTTGTGGTAGTTTTTGTGGTAGTTTTTGTAGTAGTACTATCTGGTCTTTTTGCTTCATCCCCTGAAAAAGCCTCGGTAAAACTATCATAAAACCCATCATGTATAAAAAATCTGCTCACAAAATAGTCATGATACTCATCCGTTTCAAATTCCGGGAGGGGAGAACCATTTGCTTTGATAGCATCCAGTATTTTCTTAAAACCGGTGTTTCTTCCCTCAGTCAGATGTAATTCCTTTAGAAAATCACCAATCCGCCTGTTTCTGTATCTACGGCTATATACCTTATATGCCTTAAGCCCCTCTATAGTTACAGATCTGTCCGGACCTGGATACTCTGTGAAACGCCTAGAGCTTCCTTTACATCCTCTGCATTCATCAGTCTTGTTTCCTCTTTAACCATCTCTATACCTCCTGTGTTTCATTTTTATATCATTTCTATAATCAGTTCACATCTGTACTGTTTCTATGAATTATATTAACCGTTCATATCTGTACTGTCAATACAATTTTTAAAATTTCATTTCATTTATGAACTGTTGATGATATACTTAATTCATCACATTTATTAAGAAAGAAGGCTTCTACCTATGGCTAAAGCAGAATCTAAATATGTTCACCCATTAGGTGATAAAATACGTAAATACAGAACTCTCAAAGGATTCACTCAAAAAGAGCTTGGTGAAAAATGTCAGCTCAATGAATCCACGATCCGTAACTACGAACTTGGTAATCGTTATCCGGATGAAGTTACTCTTCATACAATTGCGGATGCTCTTGGCATTGATCAGCACGCACTGGCCGATCCAGATCCTACAAACGTATTCGGTGCAATTCAGATTCTCTTTGATCTTGAAGAGCGCTATGGTTTGACACCTCAATTTGTTAATGGCGAAGTTCACCTTGTACAACGTCCATTAAAGGAAGATGCTCCACTTATCGATGAACTTAACTATCTGCAGATGAAGCAGAGTCTTCGTCTCTGGAACTACATTCGAAAAGTATGTGATGACGGAAATCTTCTGGATGAAGAATATAGTGAATGGAAGAGCCTGTATCCTGATTACATCGAGACTGACAAACAATTTGGCTATGCAGAAGATCCTGAAATTGAAAAAAGGATTGAAGAAGTGTCTGCAGAGATTGAAGCCAACAAACTCGATGAAGGATCAGATCCTAAGCCATCCAAAAGACCTAGGAAGACCCGTCTGTAACTTTTCAATATGAAATTATCTCCGGATAATCCGGTTGTCATTTTGAGAGAAAATCTGCTAGAATAGGCAATAGATATAACTGATGTAAATTCTGAAATTATTCTCTAGAATAATTCCATATATAGAACGGTTGTCGTTTGGTTGTCACCAAACGACAAAAGAGGCTGAAACCCTTGGAAATCCAATGGTTTCAGCCTCTTTGAAATTATTCCAGTTCAATTACGAGTTCGATTCAAACCGTATTATATCTTATTATCCATTCATATAAACGTATCTTTTGATGCGTTTTTTCTCTATCATACATATCGTTCAAAACTTAGTGTACCCAAACTGTACCCAAAAGCGCTTTTACGCAAAGTACTTATTTGCCTGCTCTCTTGTTAAGAACTTGAACTTCTCCAGGAGCTTAGCAATGATTTCTTCTTTATCTTTTATGCCAAAATCCAAACATGCCTCAATGTAAGTTCTTACTGATGCTTCATTTCTCATATCTTCCATTACCTTACACACTTCGCTCACTCCTTCCTCAGTCTCTTTGAAGTACCTGCTTCGATCTGCCAAGTCTTTATTTATCATATCATTAGGATCCGAACAGGAAAAATCATGCATCAGATTTCCAATTTCATCATCTCCACGATATGCTCCATTGACATATAAGATGTGCTCACCATCGCCAAATGGTTCGCCTGTTGCCATATTAATTCTTTCAATTGGATAAAATGGCAATCCCTTACCATATATATCGTTCTCTGTGATAAATATTGTATAGGTCTCCGGCAATTCGTCAAACTCCTGCCCTGCATCAAGATTATCAATGTCCATCGCACTTAAATGGTATCTTGCACGATGAACTCCAGCTCCCTTATCAGCACGCTGTACTTCCATGTCATATTTCTTTCCAGCATCATCCGTTCCGTAAGCGTCCAGACATATGGATCTTGCACCTACAAGCCGCTTCATATCTGCCTGAGTTTCAACATTTTCTATAATGAGATCTGATTTGCCTGTAATAATTCTAAGTACATGCTGTGTCAATGGGATGTTTTCTCGAAACAAGCATCTCATAAAATCATCATCAATAGGTCTTAGGCCTCTTAGCCTCTGGAGATCTTCCTGTCGTTCTCGTTCTTTTCTTTGCTGTTCTGTTTCCAAATGCAATCCTCGTTTCTATATATTTTTTAGGTTCGTTTATGCTTTATCTATGCGTCCACCCTGAATGCTTATAAAATCTTCCAAGTCATTGATAATGCCTTGATTGCCCATGGAATTATAGCTCTCATAACATACATCAATATAGCTAAGTATATCGTACTTGTGAAATATATCTGACAATTCAGAATATGATTTCTTCCATGCTTTAGCTAATATTGGAATCAAAGTAAGCTGCATGTTAAACACTTCTTTATCTCTTTTATCCATTGACGAAGTCCTCTCATGATACTAATGTCGCATCATTCCAAAGGAATCAGCTGTTCCATGCGTGCTTTGTATTCCATAAGCCTGAGTAAGTAAGTTGGCATTTTCCTTTTTCCAGCCTCCCAATCAGTCATAGTTCTATATGGAATCTCATAATACTCACAAAATTCTTTGCGGTTAAGCCCCATTTCACTTCTAAGATTTCTTACTTCATCCGAAATATCCATGCTATGTCACCTCATCTTTGTGAGTATAGTTTATCACAATATACGCGTCGCATCAACAGACTTACAAGACAAAAAGCACGAGAGCATCAACCCTCGTGCCTTTATGCCTTATATGATAATAAAACTACTCTTGATAATAATCTAACAACAAAGATATCTCTCCATTTTCATCTAATGTAATTTTGAGAGTGTTGTAAATTGCCATACCCTCAAGTTCAAATGAAAAAGCATTAAATCCATTGCCATCATCAAGAGTTTGCCAATGTTTATTAGAAAGAAGCTTATCAACTACATCATAAAAATTGTAATACTCATATTTAAATATAGGTTCCTCATATCCCTCTTCTGATTCCTCTCCAAAATCAACCCGAGTGGCAACCCCTACTTTTGCATTTGGAGATATCTTTATCCCAGATCCAAATGTAATTCCTGTATCGTTGTATTCTTGATGTAACGTTTGATAATCATCCCTTGGCACAATATAATAGTATTCTCCTCTTTCAGACATTTTGCATATCCCGACATTGTATTCACCTTCTAATGACGTTCTATTAATAATACCTTTATCATTAAACTGCTGCTGATTACTCTCCAAAAACGAATCCACCATATATCCTTGATCAAACGTAATTATTGGACATAGCAGCATTTCCTCACCATTCACATCAAAATATATTTTCCCGTCGTTCCTAACCTTCCAATGCTTATCCTCAATCAACTCATCAACTTTGTCATAAAAATCAAAATACTCATAAGAGAATTGCTTTTCTTCTGAACTTTTATTTGTACTTGTTTTTTTACCAGTTGCTATGCCAATTTTTGCACTTTGGGAAATCATATATCCATTACAAAAGAATACTTCTGGGGATCCATTCTCAACCAAATATATTTTTGAAGATTCATTTACAGGATTTAAATAATAAAATCCATTCATTTTTACTAAACTGCATTCTGGTGCGTAATACTTTGTTGTAAATATTTCGCCTGTATCTACAGACGTATATTTACTAACCCTTTCAAGTTCTGCATATTCATGCGTTTTCTCATAAACCCATCCCCCTCCTTCACGTATGCATAAATACATATTCCCATCTTCTTTTGAATACGCGGAAATTATATTTCCACTATCTACAAACAAAAGCAGTTCATCTCCAACGTAATCATAATTCTGAATCTTTATGGTGGTAGTTTCTCCATCTTCTCGTACTATCTCATCAGGAGATATTACTCTCAATGTAATAAAATTTGCTGAAGAATAGTAGGTTCCCTTGATTTGTTCATAGATATCTGCCGGCAAAACACCATCATAATAATCTTCTTTTGTACTTTTTATTTCCTCTTTTGTAGCCTGTTTTGTTCCAATATCTTCATTAACCGTATCATTCGTTAGCGGTTCTTCTATAGTGACTTTTCCTGAAGCCACCGGTTCATCGTCCATTTCTATTGATTTCTGCTTCTTTACTGAAACAGAAGCAAGTATAACAGCTATCGCAAAAACCAATGCCACTCCAGCTATTGCCACCCATTTCACATAGCTTGTTTTTATTTCTATACCAGCTATTTGTATCCCTACACTGCTATGTTTCGACTGCTCTATCTTTTTCTTAACTACATGCTTCAGGTCTTGAAGTGCACCAAGTTTTGAAAAATCTAAGCCTTGGAGTCTATGTAATTCACCAGGAAGTTCATTTGGAGAAACATTCTTATACACAGGAATAATAATTTTCCCCTTATCATCCTTCATAAACTGCATAAAACGAGACCATTCATTCCTCACCCAAACAGCATCACAATATTCTTTTTTAGTCGTTATCAAAAGCATTATTTTAGCAGATTTAAGTGCAGCATAAATATAGGGTTCATACTCAGTACCTAACTTATCTTCAAGCGTTATTTTTGAAAAAAATACTCTTAAGCCACTCTGTTCAAGAGCGTCATATATCTCATGAGCAATTGCACTATCTTCTGTAGGACTACCAGTTTCATCGGAATATTTATAGCAGATGAAAACATCATATGGCTTTTCTTTTGATGATATTGCCCTTATATTATTCTGAAGTCTTTCTATTTCACTTGCTTCCTGGACATATAATTCTCTCTGCTCATCTGTAGCATTTCTAATTGCAAGATCATAATTGACAATCTTTTTTGGTGAAATACTCTTGGTTCTATGGCAGGTTGGAACTCTTTTATGCCGTATAGGATCTTCTACATACTCGATACCATACTCACACAAAACCATACCCCAATATGCTTCTGCTTGTAGTTCATCCTCTGTAATTATTGATTCATATGCAGAATAAGCCTTATCAAATTCGCAATTATTAAGGTATTTAATAGCTCGATTGTATAATTTAGCTGTTTTATCCGAATCAATTCTAGGTATTGTCATAGTGCTTCCGCAGTACTGACATGTGCCTAAAGTCCTATCAGGACTAACATCCAAATCACCGCCGCACATTTTGCATTTCAATATAGCCATTTAATACACCGCCCCTCATTACCTGCTTTTCATAAGTTCAATAATTTCATTACATTTTGCAATAATTTCCTCTTTATTCCCTTCAGCAATAATACTCTTTAACAACACAATCTTGTTTGAAACGAGATTCTCTATTTCTGCATTTTTACTCTTTGCTTGTGAATATCTTATTTCCTCAGCCATTCGTGAAACAGCTTTCTTTGTCTCACTATCACTTATACCATCAGAAATGCCTCTTACCATAGATTGTAAATTTCTTATCGGTGCAGTCTGCTCTTTTACTTCCGTAATTACTTTATATGACTGTTCACGTCCACGATTTAGCAAAAATATGATAATGATATAGGCAATCATTATCGCTAAACTAATCAAAACTGCTACTCCAGGCAATATTCTTATGCTGTAAATATATCTAAAACTGAAGTATACCTGCAAAGCGAGATATAGTATTGAAAAAACTATCTGTGAACCACTGAGCGTAAATTCATTGATGTTATTTTTATATCTTGGCAATATAATATTTACAGTTGCAACTACAATAATAAATGCCAAAATAGTAAATACTATTTCAACTGCAAACACCGGAGAAAATAACCAAGCACTGACTTTACCATTAATTTCCTGCACTGTTTCAGGAAATGCTACGGCCTCATAACGTCCTAGAAGATTAAATGATACTTTAGTTACCGGTTTTCCATCTATATATGATGGGATGACTATTATTTTATCGTCGCCTCTATAGCCTGTTATCTCCATATAATTTTCATAATCATTATAAAGGAACGGAATGTCAGCGCAATTATAATTGTAATATGTAGAATCATACATTGTTTCAAAATTCCATTCCTTAGAGTCTTTGTTGTCTACATAAAAAGGTGTGTCTTTAAAACAAAAAATCGTTAAATTCTTTGGTGGCTTGGAATCTATCTGTTCTATCGTTTCAGGAATATATAGCTTTTCTATTTCCAAGTTTTCAAAGAACTTCTCCCCTATATATGCTACTTTTGTTCCGCCTATTGATTTCGGAATTGTTAATTCTGTGCTATTACCTTTATAACTTTCAATTGATAACAAGCCATTCTCTGATACATTTACACTGAAGTTTTCATACCTGACATCAAATATTTTTCCTATTGAATCCGGCACATTCGCCTGTTTTAACATATGTTCTTTGGCAAATTTTTCTGCATAACTTCCCGGAACTGTAATCACAGGAATTGATGCATAAAACACATTTCCCATAATTAGCATGCCTATATAAACCACCGCAATCACAGCTGTAACTATATTAAAAACTGACCGTTTCATCTATCATCCCCTCCTTGTTCCACATTTTGAACAAAAAATCGCTTCTTCTGACAACTCTGCACCACAATTTACGCATTTACATGTATTATTCACCTTAGTTCCGCACTTTTCGCAAAATATGGCTCCTGGATTAAGTTGGTGCCCGCAAGCTACACACCTGCTTTCATTTGTTATATTTGGTCTGCCCGCACCTTGCATCGCAGAAGTAGCCATTGTTCCTACTTGTTGACCTAAGGTGCCGCCAATCCCCGTCATCATCCCCATACCAATACCAACATTATTCATCTGTGCTACTGCATCGTTTTTCGCCATTTCGGAAGCAACATCAAATCCCCTCTCCTGCTGATATGTATATCCTTCAAGTTGTCGCTTTTTAGCTATAGCTTCAGCCTCAATCATTGTTTTTTGTGCCTTTGTCTGCTCATTTATAATTGATACTCTCTGATTAAGTTCCGCCTCAGCTACATCTGTTATTTTTCTATAATGTAGTTCCTTAAATTTTCTAAAATTAGGATCTTCATCAGGCTTAAGAACCGTCGTTATCAAAAATGTTCTTAAATCAATTCCATAGTTATCAAAATCATTTTCTAATAATGGTAA is from Lachnospiraceae bacterium C1.1 and encodes:
- a CDS encoding ATP-dependent endonuclease, whose amino-acid sequence is MKIVELKLKNFRSYKEETSITFNDLTAIIGKNDVGKSTILEALEIFFNGEARGNAISFDNSDINVFASESIAEITCIFGDLPTSLSVDAGGLTSLQQELLINGDGYFEVKKTYDVSGAKPKITTSIICEHPKNDELKDLLLLTNSALKSRAKDLSIDKSAYNASINAEIRNAIRKQIGSITLEHREIEISKDFDKKLYEAIFSYLPMFALFQSDRSSKDGDKEVTDPMKIAIKQALLEAEKELNDVKQKVMGNAMNIADRTLVKLKEMAPEIAETLYPEFSAEPKYDSVFKLSIASDNGIPMNKRGSGVRRLLLLNFFRAEAERRLSEENHASVIYAIEEPETSQHPDYQVMLIDSLYKLAMSENTQIIITTHTPNLAGMVSVEDLRFVDDTSKDNRIKYGDENVYRDICETLGLLPNPIGNDIKAVLLVEGPGDVVFVKHIAKKLYENGVLPNTFERASFAIVPIGGCGTLKYWINQKIIEQFNIPWCILLDSDIGSEENTGNMKKIEELRQNGVKAYATRKREPENYINPACVREAVSFSDTDDAKKIIATATNMKDTNVLITIWPKMTFEQIREAEKYIDEDGKEHYEFEEMFKDFFELTA
- a CDS encoding winged helix-turn-helix domain-containing protein, encoding MSRFFIHDGFYDSFTEAFSGDEAKRPDSTTTKTTTKTTTKTTTKREKTELVIELIRENPEISVSDVALKLNISQDGARYHLNKLKKQGVIHHEGPTNGGRWIIDIPV
- a CDS encoding helix-turn-helix transcriptional regulator, encoding MAKAESKYVHPLGDKIRKYRTLKGFTQKELGEKCQLNESTIRNYELGNRYPDEVTLHTIADALGIDQHALADPDPTNVFGAIQILFDLEERYGLTPQFVNGEVHLVQRPLKEDAPLIDELNYLQMKQSLRLWNYIRKVCDDGNLLDEEYSEWKSLYPDYIETDKQFGYAEDPEIEKRIEEVSAEIEANKLDEGSDPKPSKRPRKTRL
- a CDS encoding PD-(D/E)XK nuclease family transposase; amino-acid sequence: METEQQRKERERQEDLQRLRGLRPIDDDFMRCLFRENIPLTQHVLRIITGKSDLIIENVETQADMKRLVGARSICLDAYGTDDAGKKYDMEVQRADKGAGVHRARYHLSAMDIDNLDAGQEFDELPETYTIFITENDIYGKGLPFYPIERINMATGEPFGDGEHILYVNGAYRGDDEIGNLMHDFSCSDPNDMINKDLADRSRYFKETEEGVSEVCKVMEDMRNEASVRTYIEACLDFGIKDKEEIIAKLLEKFKFLTREQANKYFA
- a CDS encoding DUF3791 domain-containing protein; this encodes MDKRDKEVFNMQLTLIPILAKAWKKSYSELSDIFHKYDILSYIDVCYESYNSMGNQGIINDLEDFISIQGGRIDKA
- a CDS encoding transcriptional regulator; this encodes MDISDEVRNLRSEMGLNRKEFCEYYEIPYRTMTDWEAGKRKMPTYLLRLMEYKARMEQLIPLE
- a CDS encoding toll/interleukin-1 receptor domain-containing protein; translated protein: MAILKCKMCGGDLDVSPDRTLGTCQYCGSTMTIPRIDSDKTAKLYNRAIKYLNNCEFDKAYSAYESIITEDELQAEAYWGMVLCEYGIEYVEDPIRHKRVPTCHRTKSISPKKIVNYDLAIRNATDEQRELYVQEASEIERLQNNIRAISSKEKPYDVFICYKYSDETGSPTEDSAIAHEIYDALEQSGLRVFFSKITLEDKLGTEYEPYIYAALKSAKIMLLITTKKEYCDAVWVRNEWSRFMQFMKDDKGKIIIPVYKNVSPNELPGELHRLQGLDFSKLGALQDLKHVVKKKIEQSKHSSVGIQIAGIEIKTSYVKWVAIAGVALVFAIAVILASVSVKKQKSIEMDDEPVASGKVTIEEPLTNDTVNEDIGTKQATKEEIKSTKEDYYDGVLPADIYEQIKGTYYSSANFITLRVISPDEIVREDGETTTIKIQNYDYVGDELLLFVDSGNIISAYSKEDGNMYLCIREGGGWVYEKTHEYAELERVSKYTSVDTGEIFTTKYYAPECSLVKMNGFYYLNPVNESSKIYLVENGSPEVFFCNGYMISQSAKIGIATGKKTSTNKSSEEKQFSYEYFDFYDKVDELIEDKHWKVRNDGKIYFDVNGEEMLLCPIITFDQGYMVDSFLESNQQQFNDKGIINRTSLEGEYNVGICKMSERGEYYYIVPRDDYQTLHQEYNDTGITFGSGIKISPNAKVGVATRVDFGEESEEGYEEPIFKYEYYNFYDVVDKLLSNKHWQTLDDGNGFNAFSFELEGMAIYNTLKITLDENGEISLLLDYYQE
- a CDS encoding SPFH domain-containing protein; protein product: MALTSVIKYEGDNSVFVWKYPATDFNNGSQLIVHESQEAIFMMNGEVLEVFGPGKHVLETENLPFIKQLQRVATGGRSTFHCECYFVNLTEQMAIKWGTDSKITYMDPEYNFPLEIGACGQMSLAVSNSTKLLIKIVGTTKSLTQATLTSYFRAFLMNRIKSIIPSIIISKKISIFNIDQYLGEISEAILPLLENDFDNYGIDLRTFLITTVLKPDEDPNFRKFKELHYRKITDVAEAELNQRVSIINEQTKAQKTMIEAEAIAKKRQLEGYTYQQERGFDVASEMAKNDAVAQMNNVGIGMGMMTGIGGTLGQQVGTMATSAMQGAGRPNITNESRCVACGHQLNPGAIFCEKCGTKVNNTCKCVNCGAELSEEAIFCSKCGTRRG